The Leisingera caerulea DSM 24564 genome contains a region encoding:
- a CDS encoding LOG family protein codes for MSIKSVCVYCGSRAGAQPAYAEAARALGAGLASNGMRLVYGAGDVGLMGEVARAAQQAGGETFGVIPSHLERREVGKSDLTTYVVTETMHERKKVMLWNADAVIVLPGGAGSLDELFEALTWRQLGLHSKPIVILNTAGYWDKLRALLEQVIGEGFAGPDLADYLIWADTPVAAIAALRDARS; via the coding sequence ATGAGCATCAAATCCGTTTGTGTGTATTGCGGATCACGCGCAGGCGCGCAGCCCGCCTATGCAGAGGCCGCCCGCGCACTGGGTGCCGGGCTTGCCAGTAACGGCATGCGCCTGGTCTATGGCGCCGGCGATGTCGGGCTGATGGGCGAAGTTGCCCGCGCGGCCCAGCAGGCCGGCGGCGAAACCTTCGGGGTGATCCCCAGCCACCTGGAGCGGCGCGAGGTCGGCAAATCGGATCTCACCACATATGTGGTGACGGAGACCATGCATGAGCGCAAGAAGGTGATGCTGTGGAACGCAGACGCGGTCATAGTGCTGCCCGGCGGCGCTGGTTCGCTGGATGAGCTGTTCGAGGCGCTCACCTGGCGCCAGCTTGGCCTGCATTCCAAGCCGATCGTGATCCTGAATACTGCGGGTTACTGGGACAAGCTGCGCGCCCTGCTGGAGCAGGTGATCGGCGAGGGGTTCGCCGGGCCCGACCTGGCAGATTACCTGATCTGGGCCGACACCCCGGTGGCCGCCATTGCCGCCCTGCGCGACGCGCGCTCCTGA
- a CDS encoding sarcosine oxidase subunit gamma produces MSKAVSVLNGARYSGLAKVEDAGLQGMITLRGDLGSSALKAAVKAATGAEVPAQGTVSIAENGAAAWMSPDELLLLVPYEDAVAKTAEVAGALKGEHALAVNVSDARAFFRLSGEGAREVLGKVSPVDFDAAAFTPGQFRRSRLAQVAGAFWLNEDGSFYIVCFRSVGEYVFKLLSAAAHPQSKVGVY; encoded by the coding sequence ATGTCTAAGGCTGTTTCCGTACTGAACGGCGCCCGGTATTCCGGGCTGGCCAAGGTCGAGGATGCCGGTCTGCAGGGGATGATCACCCTGCGCGGCGATCTGGGCTCATCGGCACTGAAGGCGGCTGTCAAAGCCGCCACCGGCGCCGAGGTTCCGGCCCAAGGGACTGTCAGCATTGCCGAAAACGGCGCGGCGGCCTGGATGTCCCCGGACGAGCTGCTGCTGCTGGTGCCCTATGAGGACGCCGTTGCCAAGACAGCGGAAGTGGCCGGGGCGCTGAAGGGCGAGCACGCGCTGGCGGTGAACGTCTCCGACGCCCGTGCCTTCTTCCGCCTCTCGGGCGAGGGCGCGCGCGAGGTTCTGGGTAAGGTGAGCCCGGTGGACTTCGACGCCGCGGCCTTCACGCCCGGCCAGTTCCGCCGCTCGCGGCTGGCACAGGTGGCTGGCGCCTTCTGGCTGAACGAGGACGGCAGCTTTTATATCGTCTGCTTCCGCTCGGTTGGCGAGTATGTGTTCAAACTGCTGAGCGCAGCGGCCCATCCGCAAAGTAAAGTGGGTGTTTATTAA
- the rarD gene encoding EamA family transporter RarD, which yields MRETHLGVLAMISACVVWGLSGIYYKALSHVPPEQVLSHRVLWSFLFFAGVLLVQGRISTLRAAFADGRSALLLAFATAMISLNWFVFISSVQTGHATEASLGYYIFPLLSVLLGRLVFGERLARAQLLAVLLAGAAVAVLSFGLGAAPLIPLVLSVSFALYGVAKKRLSLGPVVSVTAEVLLILPVALTVIWLTGGAGFLGSPADAAMLAFSGILTGLPLILFSYAAKRVRLGTVGVLQYLNPTLQFLVAVLLFAEPFTPWHGAAFALIWSAVAVFSFSALRQERASRRAAMAATGVSAQIR from the coding sequence ATGCGGGAAACACATCTGGGCGTCTTGGCGATGATCTCGGCCTGCGTAGTCTGGGGGCTGTCGGGGATCTACTACAAGGCGCTGTCGCATGTGCCGCCGGAGCAGGTGCTGTCGCACCGGGTGCTATGGTCGTTCCTGTTCTTTGCGGGCGTGCTGCTGGTACAGGGGCGGATCAGCACCTTGCGGGCGGCCTTCGCTGACGGGCGCAGCGCGCTGCTGCTGGCATTTGCCACCGCGATGATCTCGCTCAATTGGTTTGTTTTCATTTCCTCCGTCCAGACCGGCCACGCGACTGAGGCGAGCCTGGGCTATTACATCTTTCCTTTACTGAGCGTGCTGCTGGGGCGGCTGGTGTTTGGAGAACGGCTGGCCCGGGCGCAGCTGCTGGCCGTTTTGCTGGCCGGGGCCGCGGTGGCGGTGCTGTCCTTCGGGCTGGGCGCCGCGCCGCTGATACCGCTGGTGCTGAGTGTGAGCTTCGCGCTCTATGGCGTTGCCAAGAAACGGCTTTCACTGGGGCCGGTGGTTTCGGTCACCGCTGAGGTTCTGCTGATCCTGCCGGTGGCGCTGACAGTCATCTGGCTGACCGGGGGCGCTGGGTTCCTGGGCAGTCCGGCAGATGCGGCCATGCTGGCGTTTTCCGGTATCCTGACAGGGCTGCCGCTGATCCTGTTCAGCTATGCCGCCAAGCGGGTGCGGCTGGGCACTGTGGGCGTGCTGCAGTACCTGAACCCGACGCTGCAGTTCCTGGTGGCGGTCCTGCTGTTCGCTGAGCCCTTCACCCCCTGGCATGGCGCCGCCTTTGCGCTGATCTGGAGCGCGGTTGCGGTGTTCTCTTTCTCGGCGTTGCGTCAGGAGCGCGCGTCGCGCAGGGCGGCAATGGCGGCCACCGGGGTGTCGGCCCAGATCAGGTAA
- a CDS encoding host attachment family protein yields MTFLTQGTWVLVADSEKALFLENTTDAQNPNLKVRRKDEQENPSDREQSANRPGRFNDGPSVHRSAVDDTDWHQLAKERFASDLADRLYKMAHKGEFERLVLVAAPEVLGELRKNLHKEVADCVVGEVAKNLTNHETSKIEDMVKQALENA; encoded by the coding sequence ATGACCTTTTTGACGCAGGGCACCTGGGTGCTGGTTGCAGACAGCGAAAAAGCGCTGTTCCTCGAAAACACCACAGACGCGCAAAACCCGAACCTGAAGGTGCGGCGCAAGGACGAACAGGAAAACCCCTCTGACCGCGAGCAATCGGCCAACCGGCCGGGGCGGTTCAACGACGGCCCCAGTGTGCACCGCTCGGCAGTGGATGACACCGACTGGCACCAGCTGGCCAAGGAACGGTTTGCCTCTGACTTGGCGGACCGGTTGTACAAGATGGCGCACAAGGGCGAGTTTGAGCGTCTGGTTCTGGTGGCAGCCCCTGAAGTGCTGGGCGAGCTGCGCAAGAACCTGCACAAGGAAGTCGCCGATTGCGTGGTTGGCGAGGTCGCAAAAAACCTGACCAACCACGAGACCAGCAAGATCGAGGATATGGTGAAACAGGCGCTTGAGAACGCCTAA
- a CDS encoding LysM peptidoglycan-binding domain-containing protein, whose product MADASGSGGLGALTLGAVAGVAVVLGGVVLFQLGVFGTGQTGGEAANGQPGGQQAADSAAFQGDGEESGQPLQNRAANAPVEAEPESAAAGAEPDQKAPESAAVSDEPAAEDAAESPQADTPAAAEDAPVTAGAKTETSPVEGPAESEEIALAAPSDPAAEAAQAADESKEDLFVLQAPELDLVRVDRDGAVVIAGRAQEGVRVSVLLDGEVLEQVEVPAGGEFVSLTTIAPSSDAQVVSLLAEYGGQQSASGDTFILAPVTPLAAGTASGEGTSAPAETAAAAPAAADQFALLDPAAGAETAQPAAPAAGAEPDDAGAAADGAGEAGSIPATGGQQGTASPAPAAPTPAVAADPAAPQPQGQAVAVLRAGQDGIEVVQPAVPADPELSDEVALDAISYNGAGAVQLSGRARPKSRVRVYVDNAQVAEIDAAEDGRWNGELENVPPGLYTLRVDEIEPGSGKVVSRLETPFKREAPGALPQPAGDAAPDQPVPLVRSVTVQKGDTLWAISQEKFGSGFLYVRVFEANKGAIRNPDLIYPGQVFTIPE is encoded by the coding sequence ATGGCGGATGCATCTGGAAGCGGGGGTCTGGGGGCTCTCACACTTGGCGCTGTTGCCGGCGTGGCCGTGGTGCTGGGCGGAGTGGTGCTGTTCCAGCTGGGAGTATTCGGCACTGGCCAGACGGGTGGCGAGGCCGCAAACGGGCAGCCTGGCGGGCAGCAAGCGGCAGATAGCGCCGCCTTCCAGGGCGACGGCGAGGAGTCCGGCCAGCCGCTCCAGAACCGTGCAGCAAACGCGCCGGTTGAAGCGGAGCCTGAGAGCGCTGCTGCCGGGGCTGAGCCGGATCAGAAAGCGCCTGAAAGTGCAGCGGTTTCAGACGAGCCTGCGGCAGAGGACGCAGCGGAGTCCCCGCAAGCAGACACCCCGGCGGCGGCTGAGGACGCACCGGTAACTGCCGGTGCTAAAACGGAAACCTCGCCCGTTGAAGGCCCTGCAGAGAGTGAGGAGATTGCCCTGGCTGCGCCTTCTGATCCGGCAGCAGAGGCGGCGCAGGCGGCAGACGAGAGCAAGGAAGACCTGTTTGTCCTGCAAGCACCGGAGCTGGATCTGGTGCGGGTGGACCGCGACGGCGCGGTGGTGATTGCCGGGCGGGCGCAGGAGGGGGTCCGGGTCTCCGTGCTGCTGGATGGCGAGGTGCTGGAGCAGGTGGAAGTGCCGGCAGGCGGCGAATTTGTCTCTCTCACCACCATTGCGCCAAGTTCCGATGCGCAGGTGGTGTCGCTGCTGGCAGAGTACGGCGGCCAGCAGAGTGCATCGGGCGACACCTTCATTCTGGCGCCGGTCACCCCGCTGGCCGCCGGAACAGCTTCCGGCGAAGGCACCAGCGCACCGGCAGAGACGGCAGCAGCCGCGCCCGCCGCCGCGGACCAGTTTGCACTGCTGGACCCGGCGGCCGGAGCAGAGACAGCGCAGCCCGCTGCGCCCGCGGCAGGGGCAGAGCCGGATGACGCCGGCGCCGCAGCCGATGGAGCCGGGGAGGCCGGGAGCATACCGGCAACCGGCGGCCAGCAGGGCACTGCATCCCCCGCACCGGCAGCGCCGACTCCGGCGGTTGCTGCTGATCCTGCCGCGCCGCAGCCTCAGGGCCAGGCCGTTGCGGTGCTGCGGGCCGGGCAGGACGGGATTGAAGTAGTGCAGCCCGCGGTCCCGGCCGACCCGGAACTGAGCGACGAGGTGGCGCTGGATGCCATCAGCTATAACGGCGCCGGTGCCGTGCAGCTTTCGGGCCGGGCCCGGCCGAAATCGCGGGTGCGGGTCTATGTCGACAATGCGCAGGTTGCCGAGATTGACGCAGCTGAGGACGGCCGCTGGAATGGTGAGCTTGAAAACGTGCCGCCTGGTCTCTACACGCTGCGCGTCGATGAAATCGAGCCGGGCAGCGGCAAGGTTGTGAGCCGCCTGGAAACCCCCTTCAAGCGCGAAGCGCCCGGTGCGCTGCCTCAGCCCGCGGGCGATGCCGCGCCGGATCAGCCTGTGCCGCTGGTGCGCTCGGTGACGGTGCAGAAGGGCGACACGCTCTGGGCGATCTCGCAAGAGAAATTCGGGAGCGGGTTTCTGTATGTGCGGGTGTTCGAGGCAAACAAGGGCGCGATCCGCAATCCGGACCTCATCTATCCGGGGCAGGTCTTTACCATCCCCGAGTAA
- a CDS encoding superoxide dismutase — protein sequence MAFELPDLPYAHDALAAKGMSAETLEYHHDLHHKAYVDNGNKLIAGTEWEGKSLEEIIKGTYDANAVAQNGIFNNISQLWNHNQFWEMMGPGENKMPGELEKALTESFGSVDKFKEEFSAAGAGQFGSGWAWLVKKADGSLAVTKTENGVNPLCFDQTALLGCDVWEHSYYIDFRNKRPAYLTNFLDNLVNWENVASRLG from the coding sequence ATGGCTTTTGAACTTCCCGATCTTCCTTATGCACATGACGCGCTGGCCGCCAAAGGCATGTCGGCAGAAACCCTGGAATACCACCATGACCTGCACCACAAGGCCTATGTTGACAACGGCAACAAGCTGATCGCCGGCACCGAGTGGGAAGGCAAGTCGCTGGAAGAGATCATCAAGGGCACCTACGACGCTAACGCGGTGGCCCAGAACGGCATCTTCAACAACATCTCCCAGCTGTGGAACCACAACCAGTTCTGGGAAATGATGGGTCCGGGCGAAAACAAGATGCCGGGTGAGCTGGAGAAGGCACTGACCGAAAGCTTTGGCTCGGTTGACAAGTTCAAGGAAGAATTCTCTGCCGCAGGCGCCGGCCAGTTCGGCTCCGGCTGGGCCTGGCTGGTCAAAAAGGCGGACGGCTCGCTGGCTGTGACCAAGACCGAAAACGGCGTCAACCCGCTGTGTTTCGATCAGACCGCGCTGCTGGGCTGTGACGTGTGGGAGCATTCCTACTACATTGATTTCCGCAACAAGCGCCCGGCCTACCTGACCAACTTCCTGGACAACCTGGTGAACTGGGAAAACGTCGCCTCCCGCCTGGGTTAA